One region of Dokdonia sp. 4H-3-7-5 genomic DNA includes:
- a CDS encoding glutamine synthetase beta-grasp domain-containing protein: protein MSKSKLEYIWLDGYTPTQNMRSKTKVVNDFSGKLEDCPIWSFDGSSTKQASGGASDCLLKPVAIYPDPQRTDGFLVMTEVLSADGTPHASNHRAKIDDDDNDFWFGFEQEYFIMDRETQLPLGFPIGGYPGPQGMYYCSVGGRHTHGRDFVEEHADLCIEAGLNFEGINQEVASGQWEYQLFAKGAKKAGDEIWVSRYLLDRLTEQYGWYIEYHPKPVKGDWNGSGMHANFSNTTLRTCGSEETYNTICEAFRPVTKEHIKAYGAHNEERLTGDHETASITDFSYGVSDRGASLRIPIITVEQGWKGWLEDRRPASNADPYRVAGRIIETVKTAKV, encoded by the coding sequence ATGAGTAAGTCAAAACTAGAATACATTTGGTTAGACGGGTACACACCCACACAAAATATGAGAAGCAAGACTAAAGTTGTAAACGACTTTAGCGGAAAATTAGAAGACTGTCCAATATGGTCTTTTGATGGGTCTTCTACTAAGCAAGCATCTGGAGGAGCTTCAGATTGCCTTCTAAAACCAGTAGCTATCTACCCAGATCCACAACGTACTGATGGATTTTTAGTAATGACAGAAGTGCTGAGTGCAGATGGTACGCCACATGCATCAAACCACAGAGCAAAAATAGATGACGATGATAATGATTTCTGGTTCGGTTTTGAACAAGAATATTTTATCATGGATAGAGAAACTCAACTACCTTTAGGCTTCCCAATAGGTGGATACCCTGGACCACAAGGAATGTACTACTGTTCTGTAGGAGGTCGTCATACACATGGTCGTGATTTTGTAGAAGAGCACGCAGATCTTTGTATCGAGGCTGGTCTTAACTTTGAAGGAATAAACCAAGAGGTTGCTTCTGGACAGTGGGAATACCAATTATTTGCAAAAGGAGCAAAAAAAGCAGGAGATGAAATATGGGTATCTCGCTACCTTCTAGACCGTCTTACTGAACAGTATGGATGGTACATTGAGTATCACCCTAAACCAGTAAAAGGAGATTGGAATGGATCTGGTATGCATGCAAACTTCTCAAACACAACCTTGAGAACTTGTGGATCTGAGGAAACTTACAACACTATCTGTGAGGCTTTCCGCCCAGTAACTAAAGAACACATAAAAGCATACGGAGCTCACAATGAAGAGCGCCTTACAGGTGATCACGAGACCGCTTCTATTACAGATTTCTCTTATGGAGTATCAGATCGTGGAGCATCATTACGTATTCCTATTATTACTGTAGAGCAAGGATGGAAAGGATGGCTAGAAGATCGTCGTCCAGCTTCAAACGCAGATCCATACAGAGTAGCAGGTCGTATTATCGAGACTGTAAAAACTGCAAAGGTTTAA